A DNA window from Hydractinia symbiolongicarpus strain clone_291-10 chromosome 6, HSymV2.1, whole genome shotgun sequence contains the following coding sequences:
- the LOC130647052 gene encoding sperm-associated antigen 1-like, which produces MTMFGFCKSAPDIPIEHLDYKYIETCNDVNKLQKILQVLKSGEEGRYPELENFAEKRLASQKPDSVLLEKSNREKMITELELEERQKITNNLQNMQYDQSNGFKEDNLPPIRTSKKIGLQEQKPKQQTSNKQVTPRSYDEWAKLDKEIENQDQRETTSKTVINEANPPAYKLLGKENINQPKAKSADELNYTAQNEKKKGNEAFNSGDFEEALVYYNRSLDIIENPAVYNNRAITNIKLKNYPPALADCNTVIQSEPNNIKAYLRRGIANQALQNLDDAFNDFTKVLELEPANKRGKQLLEEITAAISKKKTNQKKGKRLTVEEIDSQDCMSDKVTVDTNVNDPKPSTKKGKRLIIEDIDTSVRQEGNTVPEKTNNNKEVPNTTNLVSKDDKPVEKTSTSIVARPKELPPDVVDLKNEGNDLYKAGRYVEAMKAYTSAIHMLMDDQNDFKNALAVLFSSRAMCEMKTGRCRECIHDCNKSLNFTPTVKAYLRRAAAFETIEKYLSAYSDFQACLQIDGTNTTALQGISRLSSVLKAEHGSSWREKLPKLSTVIPTIQPTIQTSQTSEKLPSKESQPPKNNTNTKKAEDVPSQKSIEEQFKETKEKGNKCVQQGKFADAVPYYTSCILLLPNEVPSYTNRALCFLKLNEPVKAIEDCDKALHLQPQNVKALFRRAQANKTLKQYKDALSDFSLVLKCEPNNTLAKKEVEECKQLFREELLEIQARNEVNKQKSKKMKIDEVTSDMTSSSSKPCKNNTKTGKCTTSKSNPSKPQSTKKMTGFEFLQAWNGIKSEKSTDYAELLKQVEPQKLPELLSNKLDGDIIKTIIRTVHDHFATKERYKFGISILKYVSRTSRFVMMLMFLSTADKTLLKTTVDLLEVRVKQNGEKTLQNDISNIRAVYKCS; this is translated from the exons atgacAATGTTTGGATTTTGTAAGAGTGCACCTGATATACCGATCGAACATTTAGATTACAAATATATTGAAACATGCAATGATGTAAACAAACTCCAAAAGATTTTACAAGTACTTAA ATCTGGCGAAGAAGGTCGCTATCCAGAATTAGAAAACTTTGCTGAGAAACGATTAGCAAGCCAGAAGCCTGACAG TGTTCTTCTTGAGAAATCTAATCGAGAAAAAATGATTACTGAACTAGAGTTGGAGGAAAGACAGAAAATCACAAACAATCTTCAG AACATGCAATATGACCAATCCAATGGATTCAAGGAAGACAACTTGCCTCCAATTCGTACAAGCAAAAAAATTGGCCTCCAGGAACAAAAG CCAAAACAGCAAACATCAAATAAACAGGTTACACCCCGGAGTTATGATGAATGGGCAAAATTGGATAAAGAAATTGAAAACCAAGACCAAAGGGAAACTACTTCAAAAACAGTTATAAATGAAGCTAACCCTCCTGCTTACAAATTGTTGGGAAAAGAAAACATCAACCAACCTAAAGCGA aatctgCCGATGAGCTAAACTACACTGCACAGAATGAGAAAAAGAAAGGCAATGAAGCGTTTAATAGTGGTGATTTTGAAGAGGCACTAGTCTATTATAATCGCAGTTTAGATATCATAGAAAATCCAGCAGTATACAACAATCGAGCAATAAcaaatatcaaattaaaaaactaTCCTCCAGCCCTGGCTGATTGTAACACAGTTATTCAAAGTGAACCAAATAATATAAAAG CATATTTACGACGTGGTATAGCAAATCAAGCGCTACAAAATTTGGATGATGCTTTTAATGATTTTACAAAAGTTTTAGAATTAGAACCAGCTAATAAACGTGGAAAG cAACTATTAGAAGAAATCACAGCTGCAATAAG taagaagaaaacaaatcagaaaaaagGGAAAAGATTAACTGTAGAAGAAATTGATAGTCAAGACTGTATGTCCGATAAAGTAACTGTAGATACAAATGTAAATGACCCAAAACCTTCCACAAAGAAAGGTAAAAGATTGATCATTGAAGATATAGACACATCAGTAAGACAAGAGGGGAATACAGTacctgaaaaaacaaacaataataagGAGGTACCGAACACCACAAATTTAGTATCCAAAGATGATAAACCTGTTGAGAAAACTTCAACATCCATTGTTGCACGCCCCAAAGAGCTCCCACCAGATGTTGTTGATTTGAAAAATGAAGGAAATGATCTGTATAAAGCTGGCCGATACGTTGAAGCTATGAAAGCATACACCAGTGCTATTCATATGCTAATGGACG ATCAAAACGATTTCAAGAATGCTTTGGCTGTTTTATTTAGCAGTCGGGCAATGTGTGAAATGAAAACTGGCCGATGTCGTGAATGCATTCATGATTGTAATAAATCCTTGAATTTTACTCCAACTGTCAAAGCATATTTAAGAAGAGCTGCAGCTTTCGAAACGATTGAAAA ATATCTGTCTGCTTATTCGGATTTTCAAGCCTGTCTTCAAATAGATGGAACAAATACAACAGCATTGCAGGGTATATCAAG GTTAAGTTCTGTTTTAAAAGCTGAACATGGTTCATCATGGCGTGAAAAACTTCCGAAACTGTCCACAGTTATACCAACAATACAACCCACTATCCAAACCAGCCAAACAAGTGAAAAGTTACCTAGCAAAGAAAGTCAACCACCTAAGAATAACACTAACACTAAGAAAGCTGAAGATGTTCCGAGTCAGAAGAGCATTGAGGAGCAGTTTAAAGAGACTAAAGAAAAGGGAAACAAATGCGTGCAACAG GGTAAATTTGCAGATGCTGTTCCCTACTACACATCATGCATTCTTTTGCTACCTAATGAAGTGCCAAGTTACACTAACAGAGCGTTATGTTTTCTAAAACTCAATGAA CCAGTAAAAGCAATAGAAGATTGTGACAAAGCACTTCACCTTCAACCACAGAATGTGAAAGCTTTATTTAGAAGAGCACAAGCTAATAAG ACTTTGAAGCAATATAAAGATGCATTAAGTGATTTCTCACTTGTGTTGAAGTGTGAACCCAACAACACGCTTGCAAAAAAAGAAGTGGAAGAGTGTAAACAGCTTTTTCGGGAA GAACTTTTAGAAATTCAAGCTAGGAATGAAgtgaataaacaaaaaagcaaaaagatgAAGATTGACGAAGTAACATCAGACATG ACAAGCTCTTCTTCGAAGCCGtgtaaaaacaacacaaaaactgGTAAATGCACTACATCTAAAAGTAATCCATCCAAACCACAATCTACGAAGAAG atGACTGGTTTCGAGTTTTTACAAGCATGGAATGGTATTAAATCTGAAAAATCTACTGATTATGCAGAGCTACTGAAACAGGTTGAACCACAAAAATTGCCAGAGT tgTTATCAAATAAACTTGATGGAGATATCATTAAAACGATAATTCGTACGGTTCACGATCATTTCGCAACAAAAG AACGGTACAAGTTTGGCATCTCGATTTTGAAATACGTCAGCCGTACGTCACGTTTTGTTATGATGTTGATGTTTCTTAGCACTGCCGACAAGACGCTATTGAAGACCACTGTTGATCTACTCGAAGTGAGGGTGAAACAAAATGGCGAGAAAACACTTCAAAACGATATTAGCAATATCAGAGCAGTGTATAAATGCTcttaa
- the LOC130647059 gene encoding uncharacterized protein LOC130647059 codes for MDLAFPKNGLAATQKLYEQYNSLLTILGKGNLLLKKDVKSPYSVPESCENTNKMVSELIAAMKSTLKDLKLSYEFCQKEFEQNKDGIPNFNNLETPVKMEIDTSPEYIQLHQELQKKNTDLKIVIDEMQKISADINQLAPL; via the exons ATGGATCTTGCTTTCCCAAAAAATGGACTGGCTGCAACACAAAAACTATATGAACAATATAATAGTTTGTTGACAATTTTGG GTAAAGGTAACCTTTTGTTAAAGAAAGATGTAAAGAGTCCATACAGCGTACCTGAGTCTTGTGAGAATACCAATAAAATGGTTTCTGAACTGATTGCAGCTATGAAAAGcactttaaaagatttaaaactgTCTTATGAGTTTTGTCAGAAAGAGTTTGAACAAAATAAAGATGGCATA CCAAACTTCAATAATTTAGAAACACCAGTTAAAATGGAGATTGACACTTCTCCAGAATATATTCAATTGCATCAG gagttacaaaaaaagaatacaGATCTGAAAATTGTCATTGACGAAATGCAGAAAATTTCAGCGGACATAAACCAATTAGCGCCATTGTAA